A single region of the Acetivibrio cellulolyticus CD2 genome encodes:
- a CDS encoding DUF6323 family protein — protein MENNFLLITTGIQNNLAVSEIIKCNEYTARFGLILSESEVKELVETRTEALSRNGRIEFGGGIIDKLIKEFCDSPFLYQANYAETMHDLIETFYYFKNESLDGISDDELISLMKKYFDQNCRGSVELLQNRELETLARNIRYGVHDYEDIDDKDDYYDEEDDEEDE, from the coding sequence GTGGAGAATAATTTTTTGCTGATAACCACTGGTATACAAAACAATCTCGCCGTTTCGGAAATTATAAAATGTAATGAATATACGGCCAGATTTGGCCTGATTTTATCAGAAAGTGAGGTAAAGGAACTTGTAGAAACGCGTACCGAAGCACTTAGTCGTAATGGACGTATTGAATTCGGGGGTGGAATTATTGATAAACTGATTAAGGAATTTTGCGATTCTCCTTTCCTTTATCAAGCCAACTATGCAGAAACTATGCATGATTTGATAGAAACGTTTTATTATTTCAAAAATGAATCTCTTGATGGTATAAGTGATGATGAATTGATTTCTTTAATGAAAAAGTATTTTGATCAGAACTGCCGTGGTTCTGTTGAATTACTGCAGAATCGCGAATTAGAAACATTAGCGAGGAATATTCGTTATGGTGTTCATGATTATGAAGATATAGATGACAAAGATGATTATTATGATGAGGAGGATGATGAGGAAGATGAATAA
- a CDS encoding DUF6179 domain-containing protein, which yields MNNLEKKSLIKREDLNEEHYFQSILQEAHRLNLLSDSEVENIQMQSIKLLARQTERYTRGESSSVRVENAQSIFESILYSIGIYLKSLPDTDISLAAIKQNPLSELFQKGKKLIEKKVNISKHLLHLIQSDHVENNNIAYNQTIEEGLPEFFSTYDADFAAHDTTGSLDYPLNIDKMEFVGIEYIYNYLQKLYWENNFCKNFAEHDIDCVLRGYDEKYQDLLVNIFRIVFTNALGCIIANKNINKLEIGPVERQYLQEKLKDLPEDELYEVLKKTSAELCKELGIANEFLLEYISLTLIELSGRLKNALENDQLASIFVDHKEKIIKPIIHFLDGDKMEDELFRQLATEIRECRFVADKISIIQKEIHSISDLVDIMEADCLFENEFIDFFQSLGDNELAMLSNLLPINKVDSTLAESEKEWHVKLDEYFKGIDLVRRNNIIEKAEKIELC from the coding sequence ATGAATAACCTTGAAAAAAAATCTCTTATCAAAAGAGAAGATCTAAATGAAGAACACTATTTTCAGTCAATTTTACAGGAAGCACATAGGTTGAATTTGTTATCCGATTCTGAAGTAGAGAATATACAAATGCAAAGTATTAAACTTTTGGCTAGACAAACAGAACGCTACACAAGAGGGGAAAGCAGTTCGGTCAGAGTAGAGAATGCTCAAAGTATTTTTGAATCTATTTTATATAGCATAGGGATATACCTTAAGAGCCTTCCGGATACTGATATAAGTTTAGCGGCAATAAAGCAAAACCCTTTATCTGAGTTGTTTCAAAAGGGCAAAAAGCTTATCGAAAAGAAAGTAAATATCTCGAAACACTTACTGCACTTAATACAGAGTGACCATGTTGAAAATAACAATATTGCGTATAACCAAACAATTGAAGAGGGATTACCTGAATTTTTCTCTACTTATGATGCTGATTTTGCTGCCCATGATACCACCGGGTCTTTAGATTATCCATTAAATATCGATAAAATGGAGTTTGTTGGCATAGAGTATATTTATAATTATCTTCAAAAGCTTTATTGGGAGAATAATTTTTGTAAGAATTTTGCTGAGCATGATATTGACTGTGTATTACGAGGTTATGATGAAAAGTATCAGGATTTGCTTGTTAATATATTCAGGATTGTATTTACGAACGCATTAGGATGTATTATAGCAAATAAAAATATTAATAAACTTGAAATCGGACCTGTAGAGAGGCAGTACCTACAAGAAAAACTGAAAGACTTACCGGAAGATGAGTTGTATGAGGTGTTGAAAAAAACATCTGCAGAGCTTTGCAAGGAGCTTGGTATTGCAAATGAATTTTTATTAGAATATATTTCCCTCACTTTAATAGAGCTTTCTGGTAGATTAAAAAATGCACTGGAAAATGACCAATTGGCATCTATATTTGTGGATCATAAGGAAAAGATTATTAAACCGATTATTCATTTTCTGGATGGCGATAAAATGGAAGATGAGTTGTTTAGGCAATTGGCGACTGAAATTAGAGAGTGCAGGTTTGTAGCAGACAAGATATCAATAATTCAAAAGGAGATCCACAGCATTTCAGATTTGGTTGATATTATGGAAGCAGATTGCTTGTTTGAAAATGAATTTATTGATTTTTTTCAATCATTAGGAGATAATGAACTTGCAATGTTATCCAATTTGCTGCCAATAAATAAAGTGGATTCAACCCTTGCAGAAAGTGAAAAGGAATGGCATGTTAAACTGGATGAGTACTTTAAAGGTATTGATTTGGTTCGAAGGAATAATATAATAGAAAAAGCTGAAAAAATTGAATTGTGCTAG
- a CDS encoding ammonium transporter translates to MNALNSGDISWMLISSALVLFMTPGLAFFYGGLVKRKNVVNTIMSSVFIMGLASILWVLIGYSLSFSGDIGGIIGNLKWFGLSGVDAAPGPYAATIPNLCFAIFQMMFAIITPALITGAVTERIRFSSLFAFVAVWSIIVYYPLAHMVWGGGFLQKIGSIDFAGGNVVHISSGVSALVLSLFVGKRKNHGKATYHPHNVPFVLLGAAILWFGWFGFNAGSACAANELAVRAFMTTNTSAAAAMLSWLLLEKLSTGKPTLVGASTGLVVGLVAITPGAGFVPVWAAIIIGALVSPICYFFITYIKPKLGYDDALDAFGCHGIGGIWGGIATGIFAQTSLNSVAKWNGLIFGEWKLFATQLASIAITIVVAIVGTLIAIAVAKLFTGNLKVTPKEEERGLDASEHGESAYPAFHGMDY, encoded by the coding sequence ATGAACGCTTTAAATTCTGGCGATATATCATGGATGCTTATATCATCTGCATTAGTCCTTTTTATGACTCCAGGACTGGCATTCTTTTACGGAGGTCTTGTAAAACGTAAAAATGTAGTAAACACAATAATGTCCTCTGTTTTTATTATGGGGCTTGCATCAATACTCTGGGTATTAATCGGATACTCACTGTCCTTTAGCGGTGATATCGGCGGTATAATCGGAAACTTAAAATGGTTTGGCTTATCTGGCGTCGATGCAGCACCAGGTCCCTATGCAGCAACTATACCAAACCTTTGTTTCGCTATTTTTCAAATGATGTTTGCAATTATAACCCCTGCACTTATTACCGGTGCAGTAACTGAAAGAATACGCTTTTCGTCGCTCTTTGCCTTTGTTGCTGTATGGTCAATAATTGTCTATTACCCATTGGCTCATATGGTATGGGGAGGCGGCTTCCTACAGAAGATCGGTTCAATAGACTTTGCCGGCGGAAATGTAGTACACATAAGTTCAGGAGTCAGTGCCCTTGTACTTTCATTATTTGTAGGTAAACGTAAAAACCACGGCAAGGCAACCTACCATCCTCATAATGTACCGTTTGTACTCCTTGGAGCAGCTATCTTATGGTTCGGATGGTTCGGATTTAATGCCGGTAGCGCTTGCGCGGCAAACGAGCTGGCAGTACGAGCTTTTATGACAACAAATACCTCAGCCGCTGCTGCTATGCTCTCATGGCTATTACTTGAAAAGTTGTCCACTGGCAAACCAACCCTCGTTGGAGCTTCCACTGGTCTTGTTGTAGGTCTTGTCGCAATAACTCCCGGAGCAGGATTCGTTCCAGTCTGGGCAGCAATTATTATAGGTGCTTTGGTAAGCCCAATTTGCTACTTTTTCATCACCTATATCAAGCCAAAGCTCGGATATGATGACGCTCTTGACGCTTTTGGCTGCCATGGCATAGGAGGAATTTGGGGTGGTATTGCAACCGGTATTTTTGCACAAACTTCACTAAACTCTGTAGCAAAATGGAATGGTCTGATCTTTGGTGAATGGAAACTATTTGCCACCCAGCTTGCAAGTATAGCCATCACTATAGTAGTAGCTATTGTAGGTACACTAATTGCAATTGCAGTTGCCAAATTGTTTACAGGGAACCTCAAAGTCACTCCAAAAGAAGAAGAACGAGGCCTTGATGCCTCCGAACATGGTGAATCTGCATACCCAGCTTTCCATGGTATGGATTATTAA
- the trmB gene encoding tRNA (guanosine(46)-N7)-methyltransferase TrmB: protein MRLRKKPWARPELEACDFFVSNPTANIGKWHTVFGNSNEIWLELGCGKGGFISKLASSNPDINFIAVDIKDEVLILAKQKIEKEFASVNLSTNNIRLMAHEIMIIHKILNENDVVNRIYINFCNPWHKNTLGARRLTHPNQLNQYKSFLAPDGQIWFKTDDEILFNASVKYFEQCDFNISFLTEDLHGSNFDKNVVTEHEKMYSEQGHKIKFLIAENRSHTIKIK from the coding sequence ATGCGATTAAGAAAGAAACCCTGGGCAAGACCTGAACTTGAGGCATGCGATTTTTTTGTTTCAAATCCAACTGCAAATATAGGAAAATGGCATACAGTATTCGGTAATTCCAACGAAATATGGCTGGAGTTAGGCTGCGGCAAAGGAGGTTTCATATCCAAACTTGCGTCTTCCAACCCGGATATAAATTTTATTGCTGTAGATATTAAAGATGAGGTTCTGATTCTGGCAAAGCAGAAAATAGAGAAAGAATTTGCTTCTGTTAACTTGAGCACAAATAATATTCGCCTTATGGCCCATGAAATAATGATAATCCATAAGATTCTTAATGAGAATGATGTTGTTAATAGAATATATATTAACTTTTGTAATCCATGGCACAAAAATACTCTTGGGGCCAGACGCCTTACCCATCCAAATCAGTTAAACCAGTATAAATCTTTTTTAGCTCCGGATGGTCAGATTTGGTTTAAGACTGATGACGAGATCTTATTCAATGCTTCAGTAAAGTACTTTGAACAATGTGATTTTAATATCAGCTTTCTAACTGAAGACTTGCATGGCAGCAATTTCGATAAAAACGTTGTAACTGAGCACGAGAAAATGTATTCTGAACAGGGACATAAAATTAAATTTCTTATAGCAGAAAACCGTAGCCATACCATTAAAATTAAATAA
- the ybaK gene encoding Cys-tRNA(Pro) deacylase, translating into MEKIKTNAMRILDKAQIKYNTYAYDHSDGLIDGVSVANKMGQRVECVYKTLVTQGASREYYVFVIPVAEELNLKAAARAVGEKSVEMIKVADINKVTGYIRGGCSPIGMKKEYKTVLDSSCEILDKIIVSAGKIGHQIELTPADLIKLINCKTESIAIERNL; encoded by the coding sequence TTGGAAAAGATTAAGACAAATGCAATGAGGATTCTTGACAAGGCACAAATAAAGTATAATACATATGCATACGATCACAGTGATGGTTTGATTGATGGCGTTTCAGTGGCAAATAAAATGGGACAGCGTGTTGAATGTGTATATAAAACGTTAGTGACCCAAGGCGCAAGTAGGGAATACTACGTTTTTGTTATTCCTGTTGCGGAAGAACTGAATCTAAAAGCTGCGGCAAGAGCTGTAGGTGAAAAGTCTGTTGAGATGATTAAGGTAGCGGACATCAATAAAGTAACCGGATATATTCGTGGGGGATGTTCTCCAATAGGAATGAAAAAAGAATACAAAACTGTTCTGGATAGCTCTTGTGAAATTTTGGATAAAATCATTGTAAGTGCAGGAAAGATAGGACATCAGATTGAATTGACTCCTGCGGATTTAATAAAGCTAATTAATTGTAAAACAGAAAGTATTGCAATAGAAAGAAACTTGTAG
- a CDS encoding metallophosphoesterase, producing the protein MYEFMRLSKIFETSERIAFDDSSRIILMSDCHRGDGSWADSFCKNQNLYYAALTYYHNRNYIYIELGDGDELWENKEPGEIMRQHRDVFSLLSKFIIEDRGYFIYGNHDIVKKNKGFAGGSEYQYFDERDIKNVSLFENIKFHEGLVLKHKVTGKEIFLVHGHQVNFLDDRMWWLNRFLVRYLWRPLELLGVNDPTSAAKNYNRKALVENKLINWIQRKNHMIIAGHTHRPTFPKVGEVPYFNDGSCVHPYGITGIEIEDGNITLVEWSIKTKNDGVLFADRSELAGPEKLSDYFARID; encoded by the coding sequence ATGTATGAATTTATGAGGTTATCTAAAATATTTGAGACTTCAGAACGTATTGCGTTTGATGATTCGTCTAGAATAATCTTAATGAGTGATTGCCATAGAGGTGACGGAAGTTGGGCTGATAGTTTCTGTAAAAATCAAAACCTTTATTATGCTGCCTTAACCTATTATCATAATAGAAATTACATATATATTGAGCTGGGAGATGGGGATGAACTTTGGGAAAATAAAGAGCCTGGCGAGATAATGCGCCAGCACAGGGATGTTTTTTCGCTGCTTTCAAAATTTATTATTGAAGACAGGGGTTATTTTATTTATGGAAACCATGACATAGTAAAGAAAAACAAGGGGTTTGCTGGTGGTAGTGAATATCAGTATTTTGATGAGCGTGATATAAAGAATGTCTCATTGTTTGAAAATATAAAGTTTCATGAGGGGTTGGTTTTAAAACATAAAGTCACTGGAAAAGAGATTTTTCTGGTGCATGGGCATCAGGTAAATTTTCTGGACGATAGAATGTGGTGGCTAAACAGATTTTTAGTTAGATATCTTTGGAGACCGCTTGAATTATTAGGAGTAAATGACCCAACCAGTGCAGCAAAAAATTATAATAGAAAAGCATTGGTAGAAAACAAATTGATTAATTGGATACAAAGAAAAAATCATATGATTATTGCCGGACACACTCATAGGCCAACGTTTCCCAAAGTAGGTGAGGTACCTTATTTTAATGATGGCAGTTGTGTACATCCATACGGAATAACGGGAATTGAGATTGAAGATGGGAATATTACTCTTGTCGAATGGAGTATTAAGACAAAAAATGACGGGGTATTGTTTGCGGATAGGAGTGAATTGGCAGGACCTGAAAAGCTGAGTGATTACTTTGCCAGAATTGATTAA
- a CDS encoding ribosomal maturation YjgA family protein has protein sequence MKINKKYLITFLILFAVEVLIALFVHDKIIRPFIGDVLVIVLMYTFIRGITQKAIKGLPIYLFLFAVIVEVTQYFHLVDMLGLRDNKLLSTIMGTSFDIRDVLCYFAGTVILVAWEKIESSREKSA, from the coding sequence ATGAAGATTAACAAGAAGTATTTAATTACTTTCTTAATACTATTTGCTGTGGAAGTTCTTATTGCTCTATTTGTGCATGATAAAATCATCCGGCCGTTTATTGGTGATGTTTTGGTAATAGTTCTGATGTATACATTTATCAGGGGAATTACACAAAAAGCGATAAAAGGGCTGCCTATTTACCTTTTCCTTTTTGCTGTCATAGTTGAAGTAACTCAGTATTTTCATCTTGTAGACATGTTGGGTTTGAGAGATAATAAACTTCTGTCTACGATTATGGGAACTTCTTTTGATATTAGAGATGTTTTATGTTACTTTGCTGGAACAGTTATTTTGGTTGCATGGGAGAAGATCGAAAGTAGTAGGGAAAAATCTGCTTGA
- a CDS encoding sodium-translocating pyrophosphatase produces MFDISTQAVQIVSIVISVLSLGVAAWLYKWVKSQPSSNARIAEIGKYIQQGANTFLKREYLILARFTGIAAILILILLPKPIWTTGNISENVFMAISYIFGTVLSALAGKIGIQVATIANIKAAEAATKGVKPSFMAGFRGGAVMGMAVVGSSLLGVTLVLMLIGDASAVLGFSFGASSLALFAKAGGGIFTKTADISADLVGKVELGMEEDDPRNPAVIADNVGDNVGDVAGMGADLFDSNVASMSAALVMATTLGGLTGKNVIMVFVYAAIGLLSSIIGVATARIGEKGDPSRALNSSTYVTTGIYAVLTALATYLFGLEWRIWGATAIGLIVGTIIGITSDYFTNDTKPIVHAVADASKSGPAFTILSGFSYGLLSALPSLVGIAVTALLAYNICDPLGTGYGMFGISMSALGMLSIVGMIISNDAYGPIVDNARGLAEMGGLGEKVIAITDDLDSAGNTVKAVTKGFAISAAGLTVIALLGAFMSEVNTAAKELGIQGVANFDIMNPTVFFGLIIGISIPAVFSAMLMLGVNKNAQRMVAEIHRQWETIPGLKEGKKDVKPDYDKCIDIATTGSLQELIPAGVIAILSTIVVGFIGGVSAIGGFLTGNIASGLLLALLMSNAGGLWDNSKKYVEAGNCGGKGSPAHKAAVVGDTVGDPFKDTAGPSLNTQITVVSLVSSLLSTLFLLYSIF; encoded by the coding sequence ATGTTTGACATCTCTACTCAAGCGGTTCAAATCGTATCAATTGTAATCTCCGTCCTATCTCTTGGTGTTGCAGCCTGGCTGTACAAATGGGTAAAATCACAACCTTCATCTAATGCCCGCATTGCTGAAATCGGCAAATATATCCAGCAAGGGGCAAATACATTTTTAAAGCGTGAATACCTTATTTTGGCACGTTTCACAGGAATTGCAGCTATATTGATTCTGATTTTACTGCCAAAACCAATTTGGACTACAGGTAATATATCCGAAAATGTTTTTATGGCTATTTCATATATTTTCGGTACAGTTTTATCGGCTCTTGCAGGAAAAATTGGTATTCAAGTTGCCACAATCGCAAACATTAAAGCTGCAGAAGCTGCTACCAAGGGCGTTAAACCATCTTTTATGGCAGGTTTCCGTGGCGGCGCAGTAATGGGTATGGCTGTTGTCGGCAGCAGTCTTCTTGGTGTTACTCTTGTATTAATGCTTATAGGTGATGCCAGTGCCGTTCTCGGTTTTAGTTTTGGTGCGAGTTCTTTGGCACTATTTGCTAAAGCAGGTGGCGGTATTTTTACAAAGACTGCCGATATAAGTGCCGACCTGGTAGGTAAGGTAGAACTCGGCATGGAAGAAGACGACCCAAGAAATCCTGCAGTTATTGCCGATAATGTTGGTGATAACGTTGGTGACGTTGCAGGAATGGGTGCAGACCTATTTGACTCTAATGTTGCTTCAATGTCCGCTGCGTTAGTTATGGCTACTACATTAGGCGGACTGACAGGAAAAAACGTCATTATGGTTTTCGTCTATGCAGCTATTGGTCTTTTATCTTCAATCATAGGTGTTGCTACAGCCCGTATTGGGGAAAAAGGTGATCCAAGCAGAGCTCTTAATAGTTCAACTTATGTAACCACAGGTATATACGCTGTGTTAACAGCTTTAGCTACATACTTATTTGGCCTTGAATGGCGTATTTGGGGCGCTACGGCCATTGGACTTATAGTTGGTACTATAATTGGTATTACTTCAGACTATTTCACAAATGACACCAAGCCAATTGTTCATGCAGTTGCCGATGCTTCCAAATCAGGCCCTGCGTTTACTATACTTTCAGGTTTTTCTTATGGTTTATTAAGTGCGCTTCCCTCATTAGTGGGTATAGCAGTTACTGCTTTGCTGGCATATAATATTTGTGATCCATTAGGCACAGGCTATGGTATGTTTGGTATTTCAATGTCGGCACTCGGTATGCTTTCCATAGTTGGAATGATCATATCAAACGATGCTTACGGGCCTATTGTTGACAATGCTCGAGGTCTTGCAGAAATGGGTGGGTTAGGAGAAAAGGTTATTGCTATCACTGACGACTTGGATTCGGCCGGCAACACCGTTAAAGCCGTTACAAAGGGCTTTGCAATCAGTGCAGCAGGTCTCACAGTTATCGCACTTTTAGGTGCATTCATGAGTGAAGTAAATACTGCCGCAAAGGAATTAGGTATCCAAGGCGTTGCCAACTTCGATATTATGAATCCAACGGTATTCTTCGGACTTATTATCGGTATTTCAATTCCTGCAGTATTCTCAGCCATGCTAATGCTGGGTGTAAACAAAAATGCGCAGAGAATGGTTGCTGAAATCCATCGCCAGTGGGAAACAATTCCTGGCCTAAAAGAAGGAAAAAAGGATGTCAAACCCGACTATGACAAATGTATAGACATTGCAACTACCGGTTCTCTTCAAGAGCTTATACCGGCAGGAGTTATTGCTATCCTCTCGACTATAGTAGTTGGCTTTATTGGTGGTGTTTCAGCTATTGGCGGTTTCCTTACCGGTAACATTGCATCAGGTCTTTTACTTGCTTTACTGATGTCTAATGCAGGCGGACTCTGGGATAATTCCAAAAAGTATGTTGAAGCCGGCAACTGCGGCGGTAAAGGTTCACCAGCTCATAAAGCTGCTGTCGTTGGAGATACAGTCGGTGATCCTTTCAAGGATACTGCCGGACCTTCTCTCAACACGCAAATTACAGTTGTATCACTGGTTTCTTCTCTTCTGTCAACATTGTTCCTTCTGTACTCTATCTTCTAG